Below is a genomic region from Castanea sativa cultivar Marrone di Chiusa Pesio chromosome 2, ASM4071231v1.
GAATTCCTATTCCTGCGATTATAAGGATTACTCTCTTCATACGAGTAAGACTTACTAAAGGGAGTTCTTGATCTAAGCCTGTAGCTACCCTCCTCATTCTCACCAGAAGAAGAATCAGAAATGGACGGAGCTCGCCGCCGTCGCTCGTGACGTAATTGTCGCCTCAAATGGTCAATTTCCaactgcatggccctggcattctCTTCATGGGAGACTCTGCTTCCACCTCGCGATTGACTCCTACTAGTATGGGTGGTATGTACACTTTCCTCGCAGTCTTGACCTCATTCAAGATTGAGAAAGTCATCTTGATGCTAGGACCCCCTAGACTCCACTTGGTGTGGATCTAAATTTGCCATAATCAGACCTCAAACTCACTAAAAACCaaagattcccacagacggcgccaattgtaaggtcacaatttatACCTAAGCCCAAACAAAAAGaagggtataggcccaaagagcccaatacaataaatttatagagaatgagtcagaaatcttgtttctaatgagCTTAAACGGTACAACAATGGCCCAAGATTACAAAATGACAAAGATGGATGagtttatatgatgaaacttATCCTCGAACTCAAGTTGATGACCAGATTCTTATCTTTCTCCTCTcttaaagattaattacaaatatccagtctatagtgttttctcttcttctccctCGATACCCTTTTCTCCGGGACCTTCCTTCTTCTTATACCTCTTTTCCCCATTCATTCTTGCTCTCCACGTGTAGATTTAGGCGGCTAACAtgaatacttgtcccatcagcaccttcttgaagtctttaggtaataactgtaaggctgaaaatcactgttcagatatcactttctcattaatgcggccaaagacTTAGgcacagagcattcaatgtggtggtagcagctttctctaagatatttcccaaCCGTTCTTCCTTTCTTTGCCCTTGTGAAACATATCTGCATCCACAAGACcttctaaaatatcattctaaTTAACATGGTGTACCATCTAACTTTCACTtcacttagccgaggagatactcctcctcagaCTACTTCCACTAACCTCTTTCGCAATAGCTTGCTCGTGGGCCTTTAAGTTTGACATCCTTATTACCATCAATTCGTCCTCGGACAGGTAAGCATCCTTGGACATAGCCCGTGGCCCAAAAACGCatcttgggccttttatccccaCACCATAGACTCTCCTgaaacaaattgaaattaataaGGTTGTTGAAGGGGTTGGAAAGTTTAAAAGGTAAAAGCCTTAAAGCTTCCTCATCCAAGTTAGCATGCGTTATGCATATTgcatgttgtgaaattttaaaatactcgcaagtgtacgaaccgtatcgaagtatagtttgacaagaacgaggtcgaacccacaaggacttgaatgaacgtaggaaaattaatcaaatcttaaccaaattaatcctaacctagtttaataaaaattggttgttttgaaattaaataaactaagcaaatagtgAAACTAAgtaaaagatataaagcaataaatagatgtaaacaatcaagggaaaagaattaaggttttggaatccgccttgtaagtcatattagcatatatttatgatcattaattttttccaactactatatgataatctagaaatcaatcttgctatcatggaaaatattctcattaaaatccttattttaaaaatcaaaagcatgttcttcttcgcttcttaagtataaaatcaaatcatcaattgtatctatagccaaacaaatcacaagatatatccaattctaaaaatcaaatcataaattgtatccattgacagataaatcacaagcgatatccaattttataatcaagaattaataaaccaagcattcaattaattaagacaaatcctaaatcatgagaaaaacatgattgaactcatatctagaatctcatcttagtcaattgatatgaagcaagaacaatttaaatcattaaagaacaactattgtggaaaaaatcaaatcacataaatattactaataatttttaacaaggtttcatcctcaaccctaattataaatttagctactcatagtaattaaaataaaatacaagaataaaatactaaatattaaattagacaaataaaataaaactaactgtcatgaaagaaaaccaaaaaagtagccgcactctctatgttcagcccccagCCCTAGCACTGGCCTCCGCACTGGCCTCCGCACTggcctaaagagcctttaaataggtcaaggaatcctattacaagttgaattcccgtttggggaaaattccagatttttaggcttcatttaaccgacaattttggcccatttaatgtcagaatttggacttttggtaaactacaaagttgtagccctttaagttaactttctagcccaacttgaatcatctcgattggacatctgaaccaaaagttatgccaaaaatactaactgatgtgtaagctggaatcctaatccgaattgaacttggatttgatgcaaatttcctttgattccctactccaattggacttaaatttaattgggttggtcttctttaacttcatcttggcccttgtaaaagtaaagtccattagctttcttatTTGCACAAATTCACCTATTTAATTctattctcctacaaaagataaattcacgcaataagattcaattaagcacaaaattgattattcaccattattccaaaaccaaatataaaatgcatgaattacctcaaaataagtatgataatgttttctaacaatgatataaatatgcaaaattaaactattaTCAATGCATATCATTGCATACccatttaatttcatgttgtttaGCCATCGCGCACCCTTgatgcggtggtcactccacaagtataaatgcttgtggggtgtaggggcaagggtcggggttcaagtctctaagaggaagcttcacacacatatacacttagattaggctagagtagcaattctatcttgtatataaaaaaaaaaaaaaaaaaatcatgttgtttaattttatttttattttttaaaagcacCTCATAGATagacacaaaattataattattcttATCGACTTTTTTCTATACATCTCtatcaattttttagataaatacaaaaacttagttgttgttatcttttgttttttccttcacTCTTTTTGCTAGCATTTCACTTGCACATATATTAGacttcattctctctcttctttttttttaataggaactTCTCTGTAACTTTAAGTTTATGTGTTAGTTTATGTGTGCAATTGTTTTGGCATTTAGAAGCCAAAACACACTTTTTGAGACCGAAAGTATAAACTAAGCGTTTGGTAATGGTTTTGGAAAGTGCTTTCCCaaaaaagttgtgttttgaAATGCAAAGGGTGAGACGTTAGCATGTGGATAGCCAggtatttctttcttttcgaTACTTCATTTAAGTTactttttatttggtctttatTATATCTGGTTGGTTAAATTTTCTTGGGTAATGAAGCAAGTTTAAtctttcaatatctttttactttatgtgaaaaattgcatagctttaatatatatatatattggtaataGGATTTGAACTGATGTTCTTGAGGCAACAAACGAACCGACTAGATTTGGTAAAGATGAAAACAATGTACACATATTGCTAGAGGATGTCTTCCCAACAATTTGAAACCATGTTCttatattaacatttttttgtactttattttgttattcttTGTAAGGCATTGATTTTATTGCATGTgtactttatttatatatatatatatatatatatagtttatgatagctttttttttttttttgagaaagaaattttGGGGAAGTCATTCGGATCCAAATCCATAACCaagattttaccagttaagctaactggaacccactgaTAAATTGAGGCTTAAAACCCAATATATacataatacacacacacatacattttATAATACCTTAGTTTTACATAATATGCAtttattatataacttaaaagtaaaatattcatttatttttactatctattatattatctaattttaagtaaattaataaataaaaaactttttacatatgaattttgattaagtCATGCATTGAACGGGCATAATGGTAGTACTATATATAATGGTAGAAGCCTTTTACTGCAATTAAGGCAGTGCTGCCATGTAAGAAAAATGTCCATCTAAAATTCTAACACTTGTACATTTTAATGGTGAAAAGTCATACCATATAACAAAACTATATATCCGAaagtcttgaaaaaaaattctccttTCTCCTATCGCTAACCTCCATTCAAtctgataaataaaaaaaaccattccaGAGCACATATTTATAACAAAGTAGTGCGTCCCTAACTCTATCACTTCTTCGCTGCAAATAAAATCCATACTATCCTATAATGAGTAGATATGCCGATCGATTTCATCATTGATATATTAAGCAGATTAGCGGTCAAGAGTGTCGTACGTTTTTCCTACATTTCAAAGCCATGGGCCAAACTAATCAAAGCCTCATCAATACCCCTTCAAGCGCTCCATCAACAGCAACAAAGATTGCACCATAATCATCAGCCAAAAACCTAGCGTTTGGTCCTTACTTTCTGCCATGATAATGAAAATTGCTTACTTGAGGCCATGAGAATTTACCCTCCACTGCAAGGTTGTCGTTGAAAAAGGGTGACCACCATTGTGGATTACTACAATGCCTTGGTTTGCCTTCATAACTGTGACGAAGAGATTGCACTTTGGAATCCATTGATAAGGAAGTACAAGAAATTGCCAAGTGAACCAGTACAAAAGCATTGTACTTTAATCACACGAAGCAAAGATTTTGACGCTCCATTGCACAACATTCTTGCTTTTGATTTTGCAAAGGAGAATTTTCATGTTTATAAGACACTGCTTCAACAAATTGAATATGATAATCGAAAAACATGTTTAGGAGTGTTAGGAGGATGCCGATATTATGTTGTGAATGCTTGGAAGATGTATAATGAAGTTTGGTTGATGAAGGAATATGGAGAAGAGAGTTCGTGGATACAGGTTTATAAAACTGATCTATGTGCAAATACAATTGCTTCGAATTAGAATTCGGATTTTGAGTATTTGAATGTGTATTTGAAGCCTTTAAAGTTTTCCAGGCATGACAAGAAAGTTAAATTTCAAGAAAGATATGCACTACAACAAACTTgagttttttcaacattttttttatctacgattactaaaaaatgttaataaaaccCCTAAGTTTCTACGGTTGTACTCAACTGTTGATCAAAATAAGGAAATTAACTATACTTTTTTTccacctatcaaaaaaaaaaaaaaaaaaaaactatacttttTTCCACAGTTGGCACAACTGTTGAAACAagtgtcaaaaaaaattaaataaaagttttatccACAGGCTTGATGAATGTAGAAGATAAACTACATCTTTTATCAACGGTTGTCAGTGttgaaaattagaaacacaGAACTTATATAAAGCTACAGAACAAATCAAAGTTTTATAGATAGCTCTaacaatttctcattttctctctagtAGCTCAAATCTCTCTCACACAAAACTTAGAAATTTCAAAGCCAATTTCATAGCTCTCAATCATGGAAATTTCGAAGCTCTAGGTCACGGCAATTGCATAGTTATTGGTCTCTCAATGCAGTGGCTCTGTCTCATCGTCACTCATAAAATCGAAGTCGAAGTCTTCTGTCAACTCCTCTACTCCTCGCCTACCTCATCTAATCTCCCCCAATTTCTCTAGGGTTTCAAGCTCAATCGCCACTACGACACGAAAATCATTTTGCCTGATTTGTCTCGATTCTTCAATGGAGGAAAATTCGGTGCGTTTTCatgttttgtttataaattGTAATGTTTGGTTCCTGGAAAATTTTAGGGTGAATATTTAAATTCTCCTTCACTTCCTCTCTCTCCCCAAACCCCCCGAGGTTCcctctgtgtgtgtgtatgtgtgtgtatgccTATATATAGgtttttgtatctttcttagatgGCTTTGTGTTTTGTTTCAGAGTCTACTACAATAGATGGTCAAGCTAATAAAGTAAgtttcttctaatttttgttctttgttccaTAACTAATCCTAAGTTtcaattattcttattattattaattggaAATCTATAGTGTTCACTTATTTTCTGCCAAATTAGTGAtcatagtagtttttttttttgttaatttatagTGATTGGTTGATATTGGGGTGTGCTTTACGGCTTGTTTTTGTTCCCATCAAATGTGCTTTAATAatgaattttgttaatttttatgaaataattcTTGAGATTGAATATGTAGAAGGATATTCTTACCATTTAATTATCAGCATAAGTGCCATATATGGTACTGAGCATTGAGAATGAAACtaacttgcatttttttttaatttatactgacttgttttttttatattagataCTCTGTTTTTTGTTGGCTGAATCACGAATTCATGTCTCCAATGGCAATGATGGTTGTAGAATGTTTACTTTGTATCTTGAGTTGGATGATGGTTCAAACTGTGAGAGATTTATGATAAGTTTTTGTTTAGAGAACACAGGTGTGATACTTCCCTTGAAAGCTAAATCCTTTTTAGGCACTTTATTAATCCTTGGAAGCTTCATTGCTTATGCAAGAATCTGAAAACCCATTATGAATAGCAGGTTATTGATGACTGACTATCTATTTTGAGTTGTTATTGTACAATCAATGGATGATTtacttgttcttttttattattattatagggaCCCCATTATTcattccctaagcccctagtaGTTTTCCTATCAACTCTAATTCATCTTATCAAACTTTTAGTTCTTtagaaaaaattagattttgtcTTGATTAATTATGTTTGATAAATTTACAGAAACCTCGTCCAAAGGATAGATTTGACTCAAGAACTAATGCAATGAATGATGGAGGTAATGATGCTACTTTGATTGTTTTTAGCTGATGAGATTGAATTTATTAATGTAATTGTTCCAGCAGTTTTTTCACTATTTGTGGGATTGAAAGCTTAAACATGTGAGTTCAAATTACAAGTGCTTGGTAAGTTCATTTGCCTTTTAATTTGTGTTATGTCTCTTTGCCATATTCACATGAAGTGGGTTTTGATGTTGTGATTGCATTGGGTATTAGCTTGTTTTAGTTTTCATTTCTTGAATGTGCGTTGTAGCTGTCAATATATTTAAACACAATTAATAACTCTAGCATAGGTAGTTCTATAAATGGTCTTACCAATACCAAAACCAAAGAATTtggataagaaaagaagaacaaggAGAAAAGCCTTAACAGTTCTCTGTCAGTTTGCCATTTAGCACCTTATTACTTTCTATGTATGTAGAAATGAcaagaaaattaaatcataGGTTGATCACTGGGTTAAATTTGTTGATCACTAggaattagaatttagaagaaAGGGGTTTTCAATGGCTTCAGTGTTGAATAGAAGCCTAGCTACTGCTTCTCTTGCTTCACTTCCCTCATCCTCCTCATTTTTATTGAGAAACAGCAATAGGAACAGGGTTTTAAATCTCACAACTGCCTTTGTGCCACAAAATGGTCTCAGAAAGCACTTTTCTTCTTCTGGGTTGAAGTGGAAGTATGAGAGAAGAAACCACCGGTTTGCGCTGCGGTGCGAGGCTACCGCTGTGGCCAAGAAAGAAGCAGCCGACACTTCTGGTGAGAAATTTGAGAACCAAGCCGAGGTCCGTCTCTTTtccatttttcctttcaatttctTGTATCCTCTTTGCTTGTTTCTTATTGAATAACATATATAGTATAGGGATATCAAAGTTTCAAAAGTAGAGTCTTTTATTCTTACTGCTACAACTCTATCCAATAAATTCcacttattttttcttcttaccaATATAATTGATCTTTTGCactcaaattttgtttcttcttatccttctttttaaaaaaatgaaaatgaaaatttgattttcccCCCTTTTCATTATCATGTTTTGGGCAGTAATTTGCTCACCtaacttgggttttttttttttcactaacgAGATAGAAGATGAAAACTTTGATGAGATCTCCTTTGAACTTTTAAATGGTTGAAAGTTTTGTTTCAGTTTTAGCTAGTTCGCTCTATTTTGATATGGTTTGTAGGACATAGGCAAGATTAAGGCAATccatgaaagttttttttatttgtatttcaGCTTTAGATGGAACGGAATTGGGTAAAACTCAGGAACAGAGCTCTTCCTGAGTATAGACAAGGAATTAAAGACTTccttgattttgaatttgagcATAAGACAATGGGGGATAAAAAATTTTGTCCGTGTAAGCAATGCAATAACTACTTTGCAAAGACTAGAGATGATGTTGAGGCTGATTTGCTTAGTATTGTTTGTTTCGGTCATGGATTCCAAGACATTATCGGTAAATCCTTATGATCCAAATGTAACGAACAAAAACTTTACTTAACAAGTTTGCTATTTGTTTCAATTCTAGTGTTTCTTCATTAGCATATGTAATTGTTTGTTTCCTATACTATTACATGGTCTAGAGTCCGATACTATTTAACAGTCATTGATTCTTCAAATCTGTGGATCTAGCGATCaagatgaaaattttctatATCAGTtgtattaagtttaaattattgaatttagttcattttctttaatttgcTTTGCACAATAC
It encodes:
- the LOC142623208 gene encoding uncharacterized protein LOC142623208 isoform X1, with protein sequence MASVLNRSLATASLASLPSSSSFLLRNSNRNRVLNLTTAFVPQNGLRKHFSSSGLKWKYERRNHRFALRCEATAVAKKEAADTSGEKFENQAEIDKRAYTGKPIITLPAIYLFVSFSFTFSSLHYYDHYIVSTRLCKVVTNSCEDARQSIRRARQKAMDTAKKLYSHAPKDDVKKIGEGSEF
- the LOC142623208 gene encoding heat shock protein 90-5, chloroplastic-like isoform X2 is translated as MASVLNRSLATASLASLPSSSSFLLRNSNRNRVLNLTTAFVPQNGLRKHFSSSGLKWKYERRNHRFALRCEATAVAKKEAADTSGEKFENQAEIDKRAYTGCVRWLPILVKMPDKV